From the genome of Manduca sexta isolate Smith_Timp_Sample1 chromosome 14, JHU_Msex_v1.0, whole genome shotgun sequence, one region includes:
- the LOC115447890 gene encoding SREBP regulating gene protein, protein MKMFAPYQCNKCYFNFGKLSNHSAYNMWYAALIRFIRRRLVLGIIFASSLTYCVVSFLKEGNNRNMVYQDVSIESKPFVWRTLQEHNDTNDIMTCRNSVQGQDLLVDDRGYVCQRKDVMKNGCCDLEGDFTERYSCESCSDSNCCIIYEHCVSCCLDPGKRDMLEIVLSKLSTEKNVLFRSLSDDYELCLTKCRTSSHSVLHENSYKDPDNKHCFGDESPGKRPD, encoded by the exons ATGAAAATGTTTGCTCCGTATCAATGCAATAAGTGCTATTTTAATTTCGGTAAATTAAGTAACCATTCTGCCTATAATATGTGGTACGCTGCCTTAATACGATTTATAAGGAGAAGATTAGTATTAGGTATAATATTTGCGTCCTCTTTAACTTACTGCGTCGTCAGTTTCCTAAAAGAG GGTAACAATAGAAACATGGTATACCAAGATGTATCAATAGAAAGTAAACCGTTTGTGTGGAGAACACTACAGGAACACAATGACACAAATGATATTATGACATGTAGAAACTCGGTGCAAGGACAAGATCTTCTTGTTGACGATAGAG GATATGTGTGTCAAAGAAAAGATGTTATGAAAAATGGTTGCTGTGATTTGGAAGGAGACTTTACTGAAAGATACAGTTGTGAGTCATGTTCAGACAGCAACTGTTGTATTATATATGAGCACTGTGTGTCATGTTGCTTAGACCCCGGCAAG AGAGACATGCTGGAAATTGTCTTGTCAAAGCTGTCAACGGAAAAGAATGTGTTGTTCCGTTCACTGAGTGACGACTACGAATTGTGCTTAACGAAATGCAGAACAAGCTCTCACAGCGTTCTACATGAGAACTCTTACAAGGACCCAGACAATAAGCATTGTTTCGGTGATGAATCGCCAGGGAAGAGGCCAGATTAA